A stretch of Hydractinia symbiolongicarpus strain clone_291-10 chromosome 9, HSymV2.1, whole genome shotgun sequence DNA encodes these proteins:
- the LOC130656882 gene encoding uncharacterized protein LOC130656882 codes for MARNLIRIYKYSQILFLILVIAFVFKYYGLDVQFLLSIQLCKRQLSSHIPVLYMQQFGKPKPNKKKICKYLKEATQGGWELKPDLTRYEKKERERLDIETRLAMDWPALLYRNDSRCGTQGPLTGYRLLAQCDPQSDKPCCHHSSGRCGNGPEFCNCDECTDQRKFISAELGNWVPNTCTLKEVSHNEACKFLSEKDVSLVFIGDSLMRQFHTMMLLLLTDDYLEGSIPFNATYNKKKLCRGEQQITNKVCSVEIVSKTTDELPLNSVCGGKVNLKVDLVQDYHRTLITDVSNKLKSILNLENHWVIAGVGLHYQLDFNAVKKEYLDKVWNILGESKNGWPKIIWIGIHGVHGFLRMQTGQSNAKIQNFNKKVNKYWEERNVTVIETFNMSVGLKSYDGRHYGFGFNRLKVQVLLNYLYQAYN; via the exons atgGCAAGAAATTTGATCAg AATCTACAAGTATTCTCAAATATTGTTCCTTATATTGGTTATCGCCTTTGTTTTCAAGTATTATGGCTTGGATGTACAGTTTCTGCTCTCAATTCAGCTCTGCAAACGTCAGTTAAGTTCTCATATACCTGTGTTATATATGCAGCAATTTGGGAAACCAAAGCCAAACAAAAAGAAGATTTGTAAGTATCTTAAAGAGGCAACACAAGGTGGTTGGGAGTTAAAACCAGACTTAACTCGTTATGAAAAGAAAGAAAGGGAGCGTTTGGACATTGAAACACGCCTTGCCATGGATTGGCCAGCTTTGTTATATCGAAATGACTCTAG GTGTGGTACCCAGGGTCCACTTACTGGTTATCGTCTACTCGCTCAATGTGATCCACAAAGTGATAAACCGTGTTGCCATCATTCGTCCGGACGATGTGGGAATGGACCTGAATTTTGTAACTGTGATGAGTGTACTGACCAAAGAAAATTTATCTCCGCTGAACTAGGAAACTGGGTTCCAAACACGTGCACGTTAAAAGAAGTTAGCCACAATGAAGCGTGCAAGTTCTTGTCTGAAAAGGATGTATCGCTGGTTTTTATTG GTGACTCCCTTATGCGACAGTTTCACACCATGATGCTTCTTCTTCTCACTGATGATTATTTAGAGGGAAGCATTCCGTTTAACGCTACATATAATAAGAAAAAACTCTGCAGAGGAGAAcaacaaataacaaataaagTGTGCAGCGTGGAAATAGTTTCCAAGACAACGGACGAGCTCCCATTGAATAGTGTTTGTGGTgggaaagttaatttaaaagtgGATCTTGTCCAAGATTACCATCGAACGCTaattactgacgtcagcaataaaTTAAAATCCATACTAAATTTGGAAAATCACTGGGTGATTGCAGGAGTTGGTTTACATTACCAGTTAGATTTTAACgctgtaaaaaaagaatatctAGACAAAGTTTGGAACATTTTAGGAGAGTCGAAAAATGGATGGCCTAAAATTATCTGGATAGGAATACACGGGGTACATGGTTTCTTACGCATGCAAACTGGACAAAGTAATGCAAAGatacaaaattttaataaaaaagtgaaCAAATACTGGGAGGAGAGGAATGTGACCGTCATTGAAACTTTCAACATGAGCGTAGGTTTAAAAAGTTATGATGGCCGACATTATGGATTCGGTTTTAATCGATTAAAAGTTCAAGTTTTGTTAAATTATCTCTATCAAgcatataattaa
- the LOC130656883 gene encoding uncharacterized protein LOC130656883 isoform X2 gives MNWLASCVLLLIGTSFSDTILTESYKDIHEIKCRNYKEILPNGACMKYLSKYKIYQSIKRSKSRNKDFEWIIIFNLVKKNPAIPYLRRAVGLIVEQIRPRSCVNIQAFDQMFDTIRVNIETYFTKVLDCVDKIIQILCFVKHPTCLRSVIDNQTIISPPCRRICKNNKCIGLMLEILKKVQSLHEICPRKVNDQSFNINLTQGCANFPHEDMNNIERCQLLHTEGKRNFTTKCFQDNGGSYNGSVNVTITGKTCLPWSINPFLSYPVYSDLQSNFCRNPQGYARAPWCYVNITSRHWEYCNIPKCVNGSTVQTTHAGMTKLLLVVVAPVLSLILLFIIWRKFCYQRRSNDNVIIVSYDTCDASDSQRVSRLLKVHTETLYLESGGSPGNKMVTCEDLE, from the exons ATGAATTGGTTGGCAAGTTGTGTTTTACTTCTTATTGGAACAAGTTTTTCTG ATACCATTTTAACCGAGTCATATAAAGATATACATGAAATAAA ATGCCGTAATTATAAAGAAATCCTTCCAAACGGAGCTTGTATGAAGTATTTGAGCAAATACAAAATCTATCAATCAATTAAACGCAGTAAATCAAGGAATAAAGATTTCGAATGGATTATCATTTTCAaccttgtaaaaaaaaatccagcCATACCTTACTTGAGAAGAGCAGTTGGTCTTATAGTCGAGCAGATAAG GCCTCGCTCTTGCGTTAATATTCAAGCTTTTGATCAGATGTTTGATACAATTAGAGTTAATATAGAAACATATTTCACGAAAGTTTTGGATTGTGTTGATAAAATAATACAGATTCTATGTTTTGTAAAGCATCCTACATGTTTGCGATCTGTTATCGATAACCAGACTATCATTTCGCCACCTTGCCGACGAATTTGCAAAAACAACAAGTGCATTGGACTGATGCTggagattttaaaaaaagttcaatcttTACATGAAATATGTCCGCGTAAAGTAAACGATCAAAGTTTTAACATCAACTTAACTCAGGGTTGTGCTAATTTCCCACACGAAGACATGAATAATATTGAACGTTGTCAACTACTTC ATACTGAAGGTAAAAGAAATTTCACGACGAAATGTTTTCAAGACAATGGTGGCTCGTACAACGGATCTGTCAACGTTACTATAACAGGAAAGACATGTCTGCCTTGGAGTATTAATCCATTTTTATCTTATCCAGTATACAGTGATTTACAAAGCAACTTCTGTAGAAATCCTCAAGGATATGCAAGAGCACCTTGGTGTTATGTAAATATAACTTCTCGTCATTGGGAATATTGTAACATTCCTAAATGTGTTAATG GAAGTACGGTTCAGACAACGCATGCTGGCATGACTAAATTATTGCTCGTAGTGGTTGCTCCAGTACTTTCATTAATTTTGCTGTTTATAATATGGAGAAAATTTTGTTATCAAAGAAGAAGTAATG ACAACGTGATTATTGTTTCGTACGACACCTGTGACGCATCTGACAGCCAAAGAGTGTCAAGGTTATTGAAGGTACATACTGAAACCTTATACCTCGAATCAGGAGGGTCTCCCGGAAATAAGATGGTTACATGCGAAGATTTAGAATAA
- the LOC130656883 gene encoding uncharacterized protein LOC130656883 isoform X1: MNWLASCVLLLIGTSFSDTILTESYKDIHEIKCRNYKEILPNGACMKYLSKYKIYQSIKRSKSRNKDFEWIIIFNLVKKNPAIPYLRRAVGLIVEQIRPRSCVNIQAFDQMFDTIRVNIETYFTKVLDCVDKIIQILCFVKHPTCLRSVIDNQTIISPPCRRICKNNKCIGLMLEILKKVQSLHEICPRKVNDQSFNINLTQGCANFPHEDMNNIERCQLLPDTEGKRNFTTKCFQDNGGSYNGSVNVTITGKTCLPWSINPFLSYPVYSDLQSNFCRNPQGYARAPWCYVNITSRHWEYCNIPKCVNGSTVQTTHAGMTKLLLVVVAPVLSLILLFIIWRKFCYQRRSNDNVIIVSYDTCDASDSQRVSRLLKVHTETLYLESGGSPGNKMVTCEDLE, from the exons ATGAATTGGTTGGCAAGTTGTGTTTTACTTCTTATTGGAACAAGTTTTTCTG ATACCATTTTAACCGAGTCATATAAAGATATACATGAAATAAA ATGCCGTAATTATAAAGAAATCCTTCCAAACGGAGCTTGTATGAAGTATTTGAGCAAATACAAAATCTATCAATCAATTAAACGCAGTAAATCAAGGAATAAAGATTTCGAATGGATTATCATTTTCAaccttgtaaaaaaaaatccagcCATACCTTACTTGAGAAGAGCAGTTGGTCTTATAGTCGAGCAGATAAG GCCTCGCTCTTGCGTTAATATTCAAGCTTTTGATCAGATGTTTGATACAATTAGAGTTAATATAGAAACATATTTCACGAAAGTTTTGGATTGTGTTGATAAAATAATACAGATTCTATGTTTTGTAAAGCATCCTACATGTTTGCGATCTGTTATCGATAACCAGACTATCATTTCGCCACCTTGCCGACGAATTTGCAAAAACAACAAGTGCATTGGACTGATGCTggagattttaaaaaaagttcaatcttTACATGAAATATGTCCGCGTAAAGTAAACGATCAAAGTTTTAACATCAACTTAACTCAGGGTTGTGCTAATTTCCCACACGAAGACATGAATAATATTGAACGTTGTCAACTACTTC CAGATACTGAAGGTAAAAGAAATTTCACGACGAAATGTTTTCAAGACAATGGTGGCTCGTACAACGGATCTGTCAACGTTACTATAACAGGAAAGACATGTCTGCCTTGGAGTATTAATCCATTTTTATCTTATCCAGTATACAGTGATTTACAAAGCAACTTCTGTAGAAATCCTCAAGGATATGCAAGAGCACCTTGGTGTTATGTAAATATAACTTCTCGTCATTGGGAATATTGTAACATTCCTAAATGTGTTAATG GAAGTACGGTTCAGACAACGCATGCTGGCATGACTAAATTATTGCTCGTAGTGGTTGCTCCAGTACTTTCATTAATTTTGCTGTTTATAATATGGAGAAAATTTTGTTATCAAAGAAGAAGTAATG ACAACGTGATTATTGTTTCGTACGACACCTGTGACGCATCTGACAGCCAAAGAGTGTCAAGGTTATTGAAGGTACATACTGAAACCTTATACCTCGAATCAGGAGGGTCTCCCGGAAATAAGATGGTTACATGCGAAGATTTAGAATAA